From Myripristis murdjan chromosome 13, fMyrMur1.1, whole genome shotgun sequence:
tccgtccctcCTCGTTCACCTTTCTTCTCTCTATGCTTTGATGCGGTTCCAGTCCACCAAACAAACTCGTTGTTTGAGAACTGTGGGCTTTCATCAAGGGGTTGTGGACTTTAAAATCGACTAGAGTGCCCTGTTGATCAGCACACTGTAAAGGACACATGCTCATAGCATTgtgggctgcagcagcacaggagctTTTCTCGCATGTCACTTTCCATCTTCATCCCATTCCTCTTGTCTGGCCTCTCACTCATCTGTATAAATCGTCTGAAATACCCTCAGCGAAGGATGTTATAGAATTATGGAATATTACAGCAGGTTAAAATGACACGCTCAGAATAAACTCACCActtagtaacacacacacaaaagggaTATCTACTAGGCATATACAAGTCATATTAGGACCTTACGAGcccttttttgacttttttgtcaGCAGGTGTGATCATCTTTGTCTGTCACAAATATTTGTTGCATGTGCACAGAATATGTTTTGGTAGTTTTGAGGTTGAGGCTTAGTTATCCCATTGCCATgttaaagactgtaaaaaatGCTCTGTAAACCTAAGTGTAGTGGTGGTGGCCACTGATAGGCTGTAAGTTGCACCATGGAACGAGGAGACACATTCTTTACATGGAAATTAAAAATGGAGCGCATGGCCCCTGAGCTCAGCATCCTGACGAAACTGAACAGCGAGCTTTTATGCTCCAGATAGGCCTCTCAGTCTCACCGGAGCACTTTAGAAATTAACACGTGGACTTCAAAACATCTTCAGGCtttgaacacaaaacacatttagcaTCCATTCACAAATCTGAAGTGGTTATTAAAAGTGTAACAGTAATTTTAGCAAACACATGCCGTCTTCAGAAGACGCAATTTTGTGTGTGGCATGGTTGAAATTTCACAGAGTATTTCACGTTTTGTCAACATGAATGGGATTGAGTTGGGATACGTTAGCCTTAATTTAGCATATTACCACAGCATATTCAGTACATACTGCTGCAACCAATATTTATGACAGGCAGATAGTCCTGCAGTTACAACAGCTGACAAGAAATTAAACTAGCATGGGTATGgctctttaaaaaatataaaaagtaccACAAAGCCATTATAAACTCACTATAAAGCATTAGAGACATGAGCACATATAAGAATACCAATAAGCCGTCCAACCCGTATGACCTAACCATAACCGTAACTCTAACCCACAATCTCAAGAATATTGTGGAAATAGAAAAGTGCCACCATAAGaattacaaaaatacaataaaataggCTTAATAAAGGTCACTATGATTCCACTATTGAGAATCAGACACACTATGCTTCACTGTAAGAGTAAAAGCGATACCATAAGACATTAATACCATATAGAAGCCTGAAAATGTCATAAAGTAGCCTACAATAACATCACTGCGATGTCACTATAGAGCGTTACAGACACATTACAAGTTCCTGTGGGAATATTACAGAAAGATTATAATgcatttccctctgaaatcaCATTGTCTGACAGAGCAACAATTTGGTTATTCTCAGTTCTGCTGTCACTCTCTGACCACGTCTGTCCCACTTGCTCTGATCCTCCTCCATCTGTAACTTTCCACTCGCTCccgtctcctctctgtctctgctctctgtctttccacGGCCTGCCGCTCTCCTCCTGTCGtctcctgtctcttcctctcgGCAGCACGTTGTACAGTCTGGGTGTCTCTCCGGGGACTGCTGTCTGTATGTGCTGTGTGCGGATGGCAGACAGGCCTGACCCATTTACcaaagaaagacacacttttatCCCCACCCTccttcactctctgtctctctctatccatcGCTGAGCTGCTGTGCATTTGTATGcgcctctgtgtctctcctgcGCTTTGCATGTACGtctctatcgctctctctctctctgtctctctctctcgctcttcctcctcatactGCACCCGTCTGTccatatctctctcttttttcccctccgtcTGTTTTCCCCTCTTCGGTATCTCTCTGGAGTGATGAGGGGGCCCTTATCCATTTGCATGCCGAGTTTGTTTCCttggaccccccccccccaccccccacacacacacacacacacacaaacacactcacacacacacatacacttactcTCCCAGTTATagccagacacacactcagacatttGCAGTGTATTCCCCAACTAAAGATAGAcgtgaaaacacacaggcaggtgTTGACTGGGGGGGATAATAAAGACACAAATATCACCAAGGACAGGCAGGAGATGGACatgagggtgtgtatgtgtgtgtgtgtgggggctaGTGGCTGAGTGTGTGGCAGACTGAgagcgacacacacacttgaaaagaaaatgttcatgGAGAGTGTTAAGAGTGAGGAGGGTTAGAAACAGAGATGCACAAACAGATGtactgggaaagtgtgtgtgtatgtgtgtgtgtgtgtgtgagtgtgtatgttgtgATGGATGAGTGGCTCAATGAGCCCTTGATAGAGGAACGAGTCAGTAATGACCAAACTCAATTAGCCCGACTCAGTGCCTCTATGTGGGGCTAAGCCTCTGGCCCGGCACTTACAGCACTGAGAGACTCATAAATCCTGATTATTTTAGCTAACGAGAGCTCGCACCCGTCtcaataaatcacacacacacacacacacacacacacacacacacacacacacacacacacacacacacacacaaacacacacatacatacacacacacacacacaggtgaatgTACACACTGAGCACACCCCATATTTGAGTGAGTTCAAGAGCAGTAAGTATACACAAgtcatctccacacacacacacacacacacacacacgcacacagtagGTAGCCTGGCTGTCCATAAGTGCCCCCCATACCGAGCTGCTTGTTTAAGTAAAGGGCTTAATAAATCCTCACATCTGAGAAAACACACCGGCAGTGTAGTctagacactgacagacagcacacacacacacacacacacacacacacacaccctggacCCCAATTAGCTGACCCTTAGcctaacactctctctctctctctctctctctctcatgtacacacacacacacacacacacacgtctcttcCATCACCTCATCTCCCAGAAATGTCTCCTCATGTTCTAAGAATATCACCCCTCCTTGCTTGGGAGGTTTTGGGGTAATTTGGCAAAACACTGTAGGAATTCTTTAAAAGacttaaagtcacaatgaaatgaaacaaacctTTTTTCCAACTCGAATACTGATTTGTTTAACAATAACAgaataaatatctatctatctatgtgtgtatctgtctgatGTATCTAtataaggttaaggttaggcataAGTTGGTTACGGTTAAGATTAACGAAaagctgtagagaatgaatgtaagtcagaTAGGTCATAACTTCGTCATCctaggggaaaagaaaaaaaaaatgacttcccGGAAAACAGTACGGCTGTGTCCCAGCTTAAGGGCTTTCTCGTTCGCAAGTTGCATTTCCACATTGCATATGCCATCGTCGCTCAATAAGGCTGCCTCAGTCCAAAGTGTCCTCCTAATGCAGCCTAGAAATGCAAActtgctgtttattattgtcatcCATTTTTAACGACGAATAcatgcaaaattaaaatatgGAATTGTAACCTCAGCTCGTGTTTTCGCTGGCCGCAAAACTAAGAGCAAAACATTGATTTAAAACAAGGAGTAAAAGCTtcacatttttggtcatatgCATTTTTTGAACATCAGCAGACACCTTTGTGGAGAAATGTTTCATGGTTTAATGGTTTAAGGTTAATGAGTAACAAGTAACAGCTGTTTCAGCTCATGGCGAGGAGGTGTAAGAAAGCTCCTTTATATTCAACTAGGAAACAACACTAAGTATATGAATGGAAACTGAATACTGTATTTTCTCATACATGATTTCACACCAGTAAACCAACTCTCTATCATAAAACTGAGCATGTGTTGTTAAATTAACCGATTACAAGTGTTACCTTTTGATCGACTCTTGGAATTGTTGCCACATTCAGCTTTACTTCACTTTCCAGCATGTGAGCACTTACAAGTCGCACCGATGGGAATCTGTCCAACCCCACCTTCCTTCCCGTATCAGGTGAGCACAGCTGACTGTATAAGCCCTGCCTCGAGAACAGTTTCAACATTTCGATATAACTTTAAAAAGTCTTGATGCAGGTGGCATTGTGAGTATACATTAGTGGTTTCGCGTGACCGACCCCCCAAATGGACACGACGACCACAGAGCCATTTTTGGTTAAGACTTTACGCCAGGGTCCATCACGTCTGAAGGTTTTTATTGCCACTGATCGAGTATTGTGTAACTCCTCTGTCCATGGAAAGAGAACAGTGGTGAGAGTGAACCCTGTGATCACAATGCTCATTCTCATATATGCTCCAGCAGGGTGGATTGTATTGAATTATAGTGAAATCAAGCCAGGGGACTGCCTGGATCCTCCTCCGGGACGCCTGCAGGTCTCCAAACCTCAGTTTGAGAACCGCCACATTCTGCATTGTGGCAGTGGCATCAGCCTGAACCCAAACTGCTTCCTCCGGTCAACACTTGTCTCCCTTGCCTGAGCCTGTTTGCTTTCGTTCCACCTCCCGTGTTATTTCAGCCCTCCTCCTTCGAAAACCTCTCCACAACACAAagtcaactctctctctctctctctctctctctctgtttctttccacCAACCTGTGGCTGTGACTGTGGTTttggagacagggagaggggatTTTATTCCATGAGGTTAATATGCACCATAACCACAGCCGCTCCCTCCCTTCCATCTTCCCTTCTCCTCTGCTTTGACCACAACACTCCTCTCCCACTGTCTGAGCTGTCAGTCATCTGTCTTCCCTTCACACAAcgccctccccctccccctcccctccctttccctctcgcCTCCAGCTTCTGTGTATTGCTATTGATTCAGGATGTTCCTGGGTGTGTTTGGAAATCTATATTGAGGATTTGGGAGCTGCACTGGGTCAAGTGGACATTGTGTTGTTGGAGTCAGGCAAACAGGCTAACGTACAcagtgaggagagggagaacacacacacatgcatgcacacacaccttcaccttGATCTGTCgcgcatacgcacacacagacatcagtATAAGCGAGGCCAGAGGCAGCAGAACAACATCAAAGATCGAGTGAGTTGCAGCAAGAGGAAATTGCTGCTCCGCCTCGGTCTGGTGGGGTGACGTCAGAGGCATGTTGGTGGTGCAGGGGGTGTCGGGCCCTGCAGGGAGCAGTGGGAGAGGGCAGGACGGGGGGTAGTTTGGCGGGTGTGAATATAGAATATTGGCTGGCCAGGGAAGGTTGGCTCCTATCATTAACAACCCTGATGTCATGGCCTAACATGGGAAATGGTGTGGGAGAAGTGTGGGATGTGACTGAGGAAAGTTTTGGAATAAATTTGCATAGGTTTATGTGGTTTGCATGAACTTTGGGATGGAGATGTGAGCTGAAGTTTAGGGTGTGACTCAGCAACAGAGAAGGATGTGATTTACAACCCACTGGCCGTATGACCGTCACAGTTTACGTACATGCTGCAGTTTACttattttcacactttttacTCATAAATGTCCACTTATTGTTGTCTTGTGATGCAATCACCCATTTCCCCTATCCTTATTTTTAGTCTGTTCGTCGTGGCTGCACTTGCTGCTGCAGAAAACCccatttccccacagggatcatttaAGTTTAATCTTCTTTAATCAGAAAAATCTGTGGTAATGTTCAGTGTCTTTACAAGCTAAAAGCTCAGTGTCAAGGTCACCgctgccaaaaaataaaattcagaggCACACCAAATTACTGACCGCATGAAAATGTCACCTAAAGATATTTATGATCATTCAAGATTCACAGGCTAATTTGGTGGAAATTGGTTAATTGTAAGCTCTTTAACATTCAAGTTTGAATTCTCTCCATCACTCGACAGCATATCTTGGCAGGGAGcatcatgaaataaaaacccTTTGCCCAGTAGATGACATCTGTAATCTGTCTGCTGCATCGTGTACCCTTTTATTTGGTAGCAAATAGTCCCACTACTGCCAGGACAAATATCATGTCCACATACTGCAAATGTAATTTACCAGACCCTCttgttattgcattttttttttcggtcaATACTGCTCGGATTCTGAGGTTTTTGAAAGGGGAAAAAGCTGGCAGGGCACAGCAGAGCACTTTCGAAAATGAGCTGCACAATTGATATCTTGTCAGCGTTGTATTATGTTCCTAATGAAGATGATACATGATTTGTCTAGCAGTGTGGAATAGGCACTCcagattttttatatttacatgacTGTATTGACTATTTGTTCTGCCCATGCACCACTGTTGACAAAGTGGATAAATGGGGCAGATTGGTGGAGGTATATGGGACTagactgccatctagtggtagATAAAATGTCACAGACATCTATGTAAAATAGATCTTACAGACTCATACATGTGGCCGGTAGATTTTCACCTACTctatattttacagtatttagtagttcataaaataaagacaagagGGACAATTCATTATCTCTTTACTCCACATGAGTTTTACAGTATAAGCATGTGTTAATGAACATTTTATTCAACTTCAGGAACCTTCAAACAAATTTTTTATACACTTAGCTACCAAAGTGGAAAGCTGCATCAATACTTGATATAAATACAGTAATTGCCCTGATGAACTGTAGTGGAACTGTTTGTTTAACAAGTGTTACAAgtctcaatttaaaaaaaaaaaaaaaaaatgtcactttgaaaGTACCGTAACAATTTCTTTCCCCAAAAGGACAAGAAGAAGAtccaaatcaataaaattataACAATTAGAGGATAATAGAGGGAATGAACATTAAAAATCAGGGTTGTAAGCCTGAAAGGTGGCTATAGGTGGCATAATATGGTGCAAAACATCGTCTTCATTAAAAAATCTACTATCTATTTACACCAAATGTTTTTCAAGAATGAGTAATCCAGCATAGCGTGCCCAGTTTCAGTATTCCCTTTTTCTTTCAAGTGTTTGGGAATACAGGAATTTCTACATTCCATGGGTTTACAGAATGTAGATTAAAGTGGCCATGTGCCATACAGTTTCCCTTGGATTTCTTACAAACCCACTTCagaaaacatacagtattttaaaatgtttgtagaaAGGTTTACAGCTCTAGTTTCCCTGGTGATTGTCGTCACCACATACTGTAGCTTTCACCAGAGAGGCAGTACAAATAGCTTGTAAAGACCTCAAACCAAGgcatgatgtgtgtatgtgtgttttagtcAAAGTCGATTTGTGCTGAGGAATGTTAAGAAGTACTTGTACAAAACGGTGTAAAACTTTTAAGACACTATGAGCAGCACAAAAGTGCACCGTaagtaggaaaaaaaacctgaacaaacaaaaaaaaaaaaattacaaccatCTGCCACCTATTACCACTCGTCTCTTGCATTCATCCCTCACGCTTGTAGCAGGCTTCCTGGTAAGATGTAGCATTGACAGCACTGAATATGTCTCTTCTGATGAAAGACAGGAAGTTCTCCAGGGGACAGAGTGGGTGGCCGGCATGGCGGTTGTGGGAGCGACAGAATGTGGTGTGAAACGTCACGTCCTCGCCGTTGTACAGCACCCTGATGAAGAATCCCCCGTCTTTTGCCTTTGATTTCTCACTTTTGCCTGCCCCCTTCTTGGGCAGCTCGGGCGTGTCGGGGGGGCTCTTCCAAAGCTCAAAGACCACCCTCGCCGCAAAGCGTGGGAACTTGGCGTCCTCCACCCCCAAGGCGCTCAGCAGTGGCGCCACGGAGACATCGTGCCCAGAGGAGAGGGTGAACACCTCCTCACCACCTGCTCGCGGCCGCCGCCCTGCCTCATTGGCTCTGGCGACACGTTCCATCTTGGCCGCTGTTCTGTTGAGGTATGGGTACATGGCCAGGATGGAGTATTTATGGTACAGTCCCGCTTTCCTCCTGTCCACCCCGTCCTCTAGCTGCTGACGGCGAATCACAGCAAACTCGGCTACAGTCAGACACCCGCCAGTGCCACCATTGGCTGCGGGCACACACGGGAATGGCAGGCCATGGCATAGGTGGCACAGGAAAGAGTCTATGGGGTTTGCAGCTCGGAGCTGACGGGTGGACACACCCAACGTACGGGCCATGTCGGCATAAGTCCTCTCCAGTTGGGTATCGGCCACTCGGAGCTGATactgcctcctctgctcctcctccaagTATCTGTTCCTGGCGGGGCAGTCGCAGGCCGAGCCGCAGAAAAGTGTGCTCCACTGGTGACGCACAGTCAGCCTCGTCCAGTCGAAGTCTGGGAGGAAGCCATAGAGGAAGGCCAGCCCGCTCTGTAGGGTGCGGCTCTTACTCGTGGTCTCCACCCACAGCTGGCGGGGCGACCAGTCAGTGGGGAGGAGTTTGTGGCGTTTGTAGGCTTGGCGGAGGAGCTGGCCATTGCGTAAGTGCTGTACCACACCTGCACAGGGAGGACATAAGATGAAGACTGAACTTGACCATAATGATGATAGAAAATCAGTCCATGATTTTCTATCATATAATTTGTCCACATATCAGGCACATCCAAAATCAGATACCAGCCACTCAGTGTTGTCCTGCTTTATTTACTGTAGACAAGAAATGGTagtgacaatgacaatgacaatgacatcTACCACGACAGGGTCAAGTCACCCTGGGTGTAACATTTTTTTGGGTATGTGTGATGTTTGCTGTCTGAGACACTGCTCCATGAATCTCAGGAACTTTTatgcctgttggtggcgctgtggtcgtcaattggtttcattttgtaaatgctAGATATCAAAGTAAAAACACACCATTCCCCAAAGGTTTATCAAATTTGATCTACTGTGTCTGAGACACTGAGTGTCAAAGCTTAGAGTCCTGTTGGCTTGCTGGTGGTGCTGTGATGGGCCcatcaggtttatattcaaaatgctgcacCTCATGTGTCAAAATCCATTATTCCCTCAAGGGAATAAtggaaaacaggccagcaggTGCTCAGAAATCACAtatgactgacagacagacacaaagaatGCAATCCATAGCCCCATCCATGAATTTCAATCAATTCAGTATTACAAAGGGTGCTTTTGGAAGCTTTTAATC
This genomic window contains:
- the pxylp1 gene encoding 2-phosphoxylose phosphatase 1 isoform X1, which produces MMVTQERFLLLVVVGGAVLAIISLSLQFLNLIPTTPSLEEQPFRVLDGGVGMGQGKSRKRVFPVLHTPDPNPVSEAYSYCNTPNRTEQAWEGHSPADYKLLSVQVMIRHGDRYPLYSIPKTKRPAIDCMLSPSRKPSHPQLNAFISHIGQGGRGHWESTLGSIPRLPNHSACEMGELTQTGVVQHLRNGQLLRQAYKRHKLLPTDWSPRQLWVETTSKSRTLQSGLAFLYGFLPDFDWTRLTVRHQWSTLFCGSACDCPARNRYLEEEQRRQYQLRVADTQLERTYADMARTLGVSTRQLRAANPIDSFLCHLCHGLPFPCVPAANGGTGGCLTVAEFAVIRRQQLEDGVDRRKAGLYHKYSILAMYPYLNRTAAKMERVARANEAGRRPRAGGEEVFTLSSGHDVSVAPLLSALGVEDAKFPRFAARVVFELWKSPPDTPELPKKGAGKSEKSKAKDGGFFIRVLYNGEDVTFHTTFCRSHNRHAGHPLCPLENFLSFIRRDIFSAVNATSYQEACYKREG
- the pxylp1 gene encoding 2-phosphoxylose phosphatase 1 isoform X2 → MGQGKSRKRVFPVLHTPDPNPVSEAYSYCNTPNRTEQAWEGHSPADYKLLSVQVMIRHGDRYPLYSIPKTKRPAIDCMLSPSRKPSHPQLNAFISHIGQGGRGHWESTLGSIPRLPNHSACEMGELTQTGVVQHLRNGQLLRQAYKRHKLLPTDWSPRQLWVETTSKSRTLQSGLAFLYGFLPDFDWTRLTVRHQWSTLFCGSACDCPARNRYLEEEQRRQYQLRVADTQLERTYADMARTLGVSTRQLRAANPIDSFLCHLCHGLPFPCVPAANGGTGGCLTVAEFAVIRRQQLEDGVDRRKAGLYHKYSILAMYPYLNRTAAKMERVARANEAGRRPRAGGEEVFTLSSGHDVSVAPLLSALGVEDAKFPRFAARVVFELWKSPPDTPELPKKGAGKSEKSKAKDGGFFIRVLYNGEDVTFHTTFCRSHNRHAGHPLCPLENFLSFIRRDIFSAVNATSYQEACYKREG